The nucleotide sequence GTAAGAAAGAGTTGTGTGAATCATGTTTGGTAGGAAAGCAGATGAGACTTGTTTTTCCGAATGCAACTCAATATAGGTCTACTCGAGCATTGGAGTTGTTACACGCTGATCTGTGTGGACCTATATCACCAGCCACACTTGCTAGAAATCAGTATATCTTTGTAATAGTGGATGATTACACCAGATATATGTGGACAATCTTGCTCAAAGAGAAGAGTCAAGCCTTTGAGAAGTTCCAATCGTTTAAAGCACTTGTCGAGAGGGAATGTGACAAGAAGATTGTAACTCTACGCACAGACAGAGGTGGAGAGTTTACATCAAGAGATTTCCAAGATTTTTGTAATGCAAATGGAATCAGAAGGCACCTTACAGCACCCTACACACCTCAACAAAACGGAGTAGTTGAGAGGAGAAACCGGACATTGATGGAGATGACTCGGAGCATTCTTAAGGCAATGAATGTTCCAAATTATTTGTGGGGAGAAGCTGTAAGACATTCAACATACTTGATCAATAGAGTTCCTACTCGAGCTCTAAAGAATCAAACTCCATATGAATGCCTTAGAGAAAGAAAGCCGAGTATCGAGCATCTTAGGATCTTTGGTTGCATTGCTTATGCAAAGGTAGAAGCTGAGCATCTAAAGAAGCTTGATGATCGATCACAAACACTTGTCCATCTCGGCAGACGCTTCGGTTCTCACAGAGAAACGACGGTGGAGCTTTCTTCTCAAGGCTTGAAGGGGAGGGTTCGGACCACCGGCTAACAAATCGGAGATGAGAAGGTTCGGCTTCTTATGTGTGAggtgttgcatgttgttgtaaTTAATCTCCGGtggtttttatttgttaggGTTTCGGATTAATGAGTAGAATTGTTAGAATTGATGAGTAGATTGTTAGAATTGTTAATGAGTAGGATTCAAGAACACGTTGAGAAGTTTGTTTTGATCTGTTTTGATCTTTGAGTTTTAAAGTTTCGTGTCTTAGTTTTGTTCATGGTAAGCACCAAGAGGATTTAGTTATTgctcactttttctttttgatcatCAGTATTGATTGACTAGTAGTCTTTCTCCTTTTCAGGATTCATTGTGCAGCTACGAAGCTTGGATGATCATACTCCTCTTCCGGGTATCACTTCTCTTTTAAAGAtctatcctttttatttttctcttgatTTGGTTCTTTGGTATTCTAAATATTGCTCTTCTACATAGATATTGGTCGTGTGATGTTTATAACTCTTTTGTGATGTCATGAATAAGTGTGTGATGTTTAtgactcttttgttttgttttttgggagCTAATCATAAACGGGATACAGCGGTGGAATGGCAAAAAGTGTTGTGTTGTTGCAGTGGACACAGCGGTTGCAAGGTATCACTTGAAAAGGTATggtttaatgttttatgtttgtatAAATTAGTTATATGTTCTGTATAAACAATTTGTGTGAATAAGTGTCTAGTTTGAGTTTTCTGTTTAACTATAACTTTGTTTGGGGTTGGTTTGAGATTGTGTTTGGTCAggtgttaaataaataaaaatcccGTTTGTTGTATGCTTTGATGTGTGGTTTTGTGTCAGTTTGTTTTTAAGTCTAGTTTGGTATCAGTTTGGTGTGAGTTTGGTTTGAGATTGGAGTTTGCTCAAGTGTTTTATGTTTAAGTTTGGtgagtttggtttgtttttaagtctagtttggttttagtttttaagtCTGGTTTGTTTCAAAGCTAAagtgttttatgttttcaaaactCGTTTCTTGTTTGGTGTGAGGTTTAGGGTAAAtgattgtatttaaattttctattgaCTTTAACCATCAGCTTTTGGAATCAAATAACAGAAAGAGATTTACTGAAAAGTGATTTAGTTGTCCAGTCATAGGGATATACTGAAAAGtatatctcttttcttctaaCCACTCATTACCTTTTTGCTCAATAACCTTTAGTTGTAAAACACACATCATCCACACTGGGTACATATAAACGATCATTGTTTAACACTAACCTAAACTCTTACATTATTTTCTCCAAACCTAACACTCAGCCTATCTTTTTCGGTTTCACTAGCCTAAACAATGGATCCTAGCAACCCTTACCATTTTTgggatcaaaattttgttgatctTATGAATTCTCAAGAAAACTCCAACCGTTCCGCTAATACTATTCCTCCATATTCCACCCAATCCTCTCAGACTATTCAGTTTAGTAAcccattctcttctcagccATTAAACATTAGCCATCCATTCTCTTCACAGCCTCTTAACCAGACTCCCACATCTGAATCTGAAGACTGTTTGGACGTTACGGCAGATGAAAGTGATGAAGAAGGAGGCAGAGGTATTAGGAAGCGATGGAGTGCAGAAGAGGATGTCCATCTAATAAGTGCCTGGTTAAACACAAGCAAAGATCCAGTGGTGAGCAACGAGCAGAGGAAAAATAGTTTCTGGAATAGGGTTGCAGACTATTACAAAGCTCATATTGGAGGAACCAGTTCAAACAAAAGAGGGACTACACAATGTAAGGCAAGGTGGAGTAAGATAAACCACAAAGTCAACAAGTTTGTTGGGTGTTACGCACAAGCGAGTACAAGAAGGAGAAgtggagaatcagaagatgatgttttGAGAATGGCGTATGAGTTTTACAAAAATGACATGAGGAAGCCGTTTCTGCTAGGACATTTCTGGAGAGAACTGAAGAatgatcagaaatggatcaCAGAACGCCATGAAGAATGTGGCAATAAGCGGACTAAGCTTGCTTCTGAAGGAGAATTCGCAGCTACTTCGAGCAACGGTGGAGATTAGATGAGGCCTCCGGGGGTTAAAGCTgccaagaaaaaaggaaaaaaaccagCAGTTAGTAGTGATGTTCCGGATGGTTCTGTCGATAAGTTGGATAAGATAATCGCAATGAAGGATCAAGAACAGGCGGCCAAACTTCATCATGGCAAAATGAGATTGTTAGACAGCCTACTTAACAAGAGTGAACTAACACCCGCTGAAGTACTACTTAGAGAAAAACTCCTTGatcaaatgttgacaaacattTAGGTTTAACTCTTGTGTCTTTGCTATGTTTTGTGTTTAACATAAACCTATACttgtcttgttttgtgtttaacATAAACCTatacttgtcttcttcttttgtttcaggtttgaGGGACGACATATGAAGCATGTGAAGCAGTCTCGTTGGCATCTGAAGTGAAACATGTTGGTCGACATATGATGTGTTCTGTTTGGAAGCATGTTGGTCGAATGGaagctgtctttttttttgtattgatgtGTTCTGTTTGGAACCCGTGAATGTGTTGGTTATTTTTTAGTGCCATTAACGGGTGTCTCTTTTGTTTAAGTGTGGTCGGCTTTTGTTTGTTGAACAGATAAGTTTGCAATCCGTGAATGTGTTTTGGGTTGTTGTATTAATGTTTGTAACCCGTGAATGGGTATTGATAATGTTTGTAAGGTCTATATATTGAAGGCTCATGATCAATATCATTTGCGACTTTAAAACCAttgttctcatttcttcttttcacttCTTCCtccttaaaacaaaacaaagaattatTATAGCATCCCCTTCTTATCATTTCCTCCTTAtcatttcttgttctcttttcttgcaacgtttcttcttctcttttcttcttctcatttcttgttattatttctTCTTGCTAAATACTCAAAACCATATTTGACTACTAATGTCTAATTGGAGTTCTGATCATGAAGTTGatgaaatggtagaggaggaagTTGATAGTATAGTGGAAGGGATTCAGTACAACTACACT is from Camelina sativa cultivar DH55 chromosome 20, Cs, whole genome shotgun sequence and encodes:
- the LOC104772823 gene encoding glutathione S-transferase T3-like, with the translated sequence MDPSNPYHFWDQNFVDLMNSQENSNRSANTIPPYSTQSSQTIQFSNPFSSQPLNISHPFSSQPLNQTPTSESEDCLDVTADESDEEGGRGIRKRWSAEEDVHLISAWLNTSKDPVVSNEQRKNSFWNRVADYYKAHIGGTSSNKRGTTQCKARWSKINHKVNKFVGCYAQASTRRRSGESEDDVLRMAYEFYKNDMRKPFLLGHFWRELKNDQKWITERHEECGNKRTKLASEGEFAATSSNGGD